The genomic DNA GCCTCCGGTATATTGAGGAGCCGGGCAACAATATTCTAATCAGCTATGAATACCCGTATAGTCCGGAATACTGGTACGAAAATCCAGGCATCACTGAGCTATCGGATATCCGTCAGGCGGTACTGGAAATTCCGGCTCAGGTGTCAACCCTGATCCAATGGACGTCCTCTCAGTCCTGGGCTGATGCAAGCAGAATGAGTGTGCTCGGCTACAGTTTTGGAGCGCTGTTTCTTCCGTCGTCACTCCGGTATACCCAGGAGTCCGGTTTGACAATCCCGTATTCCGTGCTAGCCTATGGTGGCGCGGATATATATTCGTTGCTCTACGCGAATATGAAGAAGGTTCCCGAACCTGCACGATCAATGGGAGCATGGATACTCTCTTCCGTCATCTATCCTGTTGAACCGGCTGAACATATTCCTCACCTGGCAGGTTCGTTTTTTGTTATCAACGGGACCCAGGATGATAAAATCCCGGAATCATCCTGGCGCCAGTTGCAGCAACATCTCCCTGAGCCAAAAACAATTCACAATATTAACCGGGCACATATGCATCCCAACAAGCCGGAGTTGACACGGTATTTAGTTCAACAGAGCCGGGAGTGGCTGTTAGACAAAGGTGCGATCAATCGGTAAACTTGATGTCCTGCAGAGTCTATCTATCATTGAAATTGTTTCGGATTAATCCAAAAGCTGGTATCCAAAGTGTCTGATGCCAACGTAATCTTACTGTTGCATTTTTATCACGAAGCATTGATATTTTAAGAAACAGACGGGTATAGAAGCACTAAGGTATTGACGTGATGTCCAGATTGTGGCGAAACTATAACGGATCGGTGACGTGAACAGAGATTAACTCACAACGGAGGCCTACTCATGAAGGATTTTGTTGAGTATCTAGCAAAGCACCTGGTGGACAGCCCGGACGAAGTGGAAGTAAAAGAAATTGAGAGCGACCGCACTGTCATTTATGAAGTATCGGTGGCAGACGATGATATGGGGAAAATTATCGGTAAAAACGGTCAGACAGTGAATGCTATTCGCACGCTTCTTACGGCTGCCTCGGCCAAAAAAGGCGGTAAGCGGGCGATGTTAGAGCTAAACGATTAACTAAACATCTCTGATCCCGGGACAATCTGCTTTTGCCCCGGATTCGCCTACATTTTGTCGAATGTGCTCAATAGGGATATCCCTGATGAGTGAATGTTAATAACTCTATAACTTCGTCAGGGACCATCGTTTTACCAAACATGGGTTAAGTAATCTGCTCCAGTAATACCCCGCGTGTTAAACCTACAAAACACCTCCCTGCGAACATAAAGTGCAGAATGTTCGATATCTCATTTCATCATATGGTCGTCCTTTTGGGCGATGAATCGAATCTGTATATTTACCGGCCATGAATTTTGATACCTTTCCTTTAGAAGCACCGTTTAATCTGAAATTAACGCTTGAAAGCGGACAGTTTTTTCAGTGGCGTCCATACACAAACGGATTTTTAATTCAGCACCGGAAACACTTCTTCTATATTGAGCAGGAAAAACATTTCTTGCGTTTCGCGTCAATACTTGATGAGGTTCATCCCGAATTAATCCGGGATCTGTTCCGGTTGAACGATGATCTGCAGGGCATCTATAATCAGTGGGACGATCCGATACTGAATACAGCCAGAGAGGCTTACAGAGGTTTGCGCCTCATGCGCCAGGATCCATGGGAGTGCACGTTGAGTTTCCTCTGTTCCATGGCATCGAACATTCCCCGGATTACAGGGAACCTGCGCACGCTTAGTGAGCGATTCGGAACTGTACAAGACACTGAGCACGGTGTGTCATACCGATTGCCTTCTCCGCAGGAACTGGCACAGGCGTC from Candidatus Neomarinimicrobiota bacterium includes the following:
- a CDS encoding KH domain-containing protein; protein product: MKDFVEYLAKHLVDSPDEVEVKEIESDRTVIYEVSVADDDMGKIIGKNGQTVNAIRTLLTAASAKKGGKRAMLELND
- a CDS encoding DNA-3-methyladenine glycosylase 2 family protein, with amino-acid sequence MNFDTFPLEAPFNLKLTLESGQFFQWRPYTNGFLIQHRKHFFYIEQEKHFLRFASILDEVHPELIRDLFRLNDDLQGIYNQWDDPILNTAREAYRGLRLMRQDPWECTLSFLCSMASNIPRITGNLRTLSERFGTVQDTEHGVSYRLPSPQELAQASLDELYESGVGFRAKYLYRISREIQAGFSLNALQDIAYPEAKTQLMTLHGIGEKVADCILLFSLNFLEAFPVDTWITKILKQYYFPGRKSSPYKLAALARAHFGEYAGYAQQYLFHYARHML